From Mus musculus strain C57BL/6J chromosome 17, GRCm38.p6 C57BL/6J, the proteins below share one genomic window:
- the Crisp1 gene encoding cysteine-rich secretory protein 1 precursor, with protein MALMLVLFFLAAVLPPSLLQDSSQENRLEKLSTTKMSVQEEIVSKHNQLRRMVSPSGSDLLKMEWNYDAQVNAQQWADKCTFSHSPIELRTTNLRCGENLFMSSYLASWSSAIQGWYNEYKDLTYDVGPKQPDSVVGHYTQVVWNSTFQVACGVAECPKNPLRYYYVCHYCPVGNYQGRLYTPYTAGEPCASCPDHCEDGLCTNSCGHEDKYTNCKYLKKMLSCEHELLKKGCKATCLCEGKIH; from the exons ATGGCATTAATGCTTGTGCTGTTCTTCTTGGCTGCTGTACTGCCCCCATCCCTTCTTCAAGATAGCTCTCAG GAAAATCGTCTTGAGAAACTTTCAACCACTAAAATGTCAGTCCAAGAAGAGATTGTAAGCAAGCACAACCAATTGAGACGAatggtttctccatctggcaGTGACTTACTAAAAATG gAATGGAACTATGATGCTCAAGTGAATGCTCAGCAATGGGCAGACAAGTGTACATTCAGTCACAGTCCTATAGAACTCAGGACAACTA ATTTAAGATGTGGGGAGAATTTGTTCATGTCATCTTACCTTGCATCATGGTCTTCTGCAATCCAAGGATGGTATAATGAATACAAAGATCTTACATATGATGTTGGCCCAAAGCAACCTGATAGTGTGGTTGGACATTATACTCag GTTGTTTGGAACTCAACTTTCCAAGTTGCATGTGGAGTTGCTGAATGCCCTAAAAATCCACTGAGATACTATTATGTTTGTCACTATTGTCCTGT TGGCAATTATCAAGGAAGGCTATACACACCTTACACTGCAGGAGAACCGTGTGCCAGTTGTCCTGATCACTGTGAAGATGGGCTATGCA ccAATAGTTGTGGACATGAAGATAAGTATACTAACTGTAAATATCTGAAGAAGATGCTATCCTGTGAACATGAACTTCTTAAAAAAGGTTGCAAAGCTACATGCCTCTGTGAAGGCAAAATTCACTAA